A single Thermoleophilia bacterium DNA region contains:
- the cobS gene encoding adenosylcobinamide-GDP ribazoletransferase has translation MQSRGLRRVSRHLALAVTFLTGIPLPIEGEASPSELWRSMAWYPVVGLVMGAFAVVLFAAALVVLPSLVAAAVVVLALEVVARGLHLDGLMDAADGLLSGASRERALEIMKDSRVGAMGVGAAVFCIVLKVAALGSLSGATAAVPLLVGWAAARSLPALAVYIWPYARSNGTGRGFTQERSLGPVILDLAFLAVILILVSGLGASLDTPTGVFVGPAIAAVSMAVAFGVLSLAARRLGGLTGDLYGMSIEIVEVAALVVGSALAR, from the coding sequence ATGCAGTCCCGTGGCCTGCGCCGGGTCTCTCGTCACCTTGCATTGGCGGTCACCTTTCTCACGGGCATTCCGCTGCCCATTGAGGGGGAGGCATCGCCGTCTGAGCTGTGGCGCAGCATGGCGTGGTATCCGGTTGTTGGTCTGGTGATGGGTGCGTTTGCCGTAGTCCTATTCGCCGCCGCGCTGGTCGTCTTGCCGTCTCTTGTTGCGGCGGCAGTTGTTGTCCTGGCGCTGGAGGTGGTTGCGCGAGGCCTCCATCTGGATGGATTGATGGATGCTGCCGATGGCCTACTCAGCGGCGCCTCACGCGAGCGCGCTCTCGAGATCATGAAGGATAGCCGTGTGGGGGCGATGGGTGTCGGCGCCGCCGTCTTCTGCATTGTCCTCAAGGTCGCCGCCCTGGGGAGTCTGTCGGGCGCCACTGCCGCCGTGCCGTTGCTCGTTGGCTGGGCGGCGGCTCGGTCGCTTCCCGCGCTTGCTGTGTACATATGGCCGTACGCTCGTTCGAACGGCACCGGGCGGGGATTCACCCAGGAGCGCAGCCTGGGGCCGGTCATTCTCGATCTCGCGTTCCTTGCTGTCATTCTGATTCTCGTTTCAGGCCTTGGCGCATCACTCGATACGCCGACGGGCGTCTTTGTGGGCCCCGCTATCGCCGCGGTCTCGATGGCGGTGGCCTTTGGTGTGCTGTCGCTGGCGGCGCGGCGGCTAGGCGGCCTAACCGGCGATCTGTACGGCATGAGCATAGAGATCGTCGAGGTCGCCGCCCTGGTAGTCGGCAGCGCGCTCGCTCGGTAA
- the cobT gene encoding nicotinate-nucleotide--dimethylbenzimidazole phosphoribosyltransferase codes for MTLLDETIERIRPLDADAMRAAEARQMQLTKPPKALGRLEALSIQLAGIEGSMPPRIEHKAIAVMAADHGVTAEGVSAFPAEVTPAMVQNFAAGGAAINVIGRHVGARVIVTDVGVNADLSAATGVRHRKIRMGTANMAKGPAMSRSECLKAVEVGIGVVEEEANHGLDIVATGEMGIGNTTAASAVIAALTGEPVAKVTGRGTGITADALPAKVAVIDRALAVNRPDRSDPIDVLAKVGGLEIAAMVGVFLGGAARRVPVVMDGFISAAAALAAVRLCHDCVDYVLPSHVSIEIGHQVVLDELGLTPLFDMQMRLGEGTGAALAMSIIEVAARILSDMATFESAGVAGDPSLADAELGR; via the coding sequence ATGACGTTGCTGGACGAAACTATTGAGCGCATTCGGCCGCTAGACGCCGATGCCATGCGTGCTGCGGAAGCTCGGCAAATGCAGTTGACAAAACCTCCAAAGGCGCTTGGCAGACTGGAGGCGCTCTCCATTCAACTGGCTGGGATCGAGGGGTCGATGCCGCCGCGCATAGAGCATAAGGCGATCGCCGTCATGGCGGCGGACCACGGTGTGACGGCCGAGGGCGTGAGCGCTTTCCCGGCCGAGGTGACGCCGGCGATGGTGCAGAACTTTGCTGCTGGCGGGGCGGCCATCAACGTCATCGGCCGTCATGTGGGAGCTCGGGTTATCGTGACTGATGTCGGTGTCAACGCCGATCTCAGTGCTGCGACAGGAGTCCGCCATCGTAAGATCCGCATGGGTACGGCCAATATGGCGAAGGGTCCGGCGATGTCGCGCAGCGAGTGCCTCAAGGCGGTGGAGGTTGGTATCGGTGTCGTAGAAGAAGAGGCGAACCATGGCCTCGATATCGTTGCGACCGGCGAGATGGGCATTGGCAACACAACGGCAGCCTCGGCTGTGATCGCAGCGCTGACGGGTGAACCGGTGGCGAAGGTCACAGGACGCGGCACCGGTATTACTGCAGACGCTCTGCCGGCCAAGGTGGCGGTGATTGATCGGGCGCTGGCTGTGAACCGGCCGGATCGAAGTGACCCAATCGACGTGCTTGCCAAAGTCGGCGGACTCGAGATTGCGGCCATGGTAGGCGTCTTCCTCGGTGGTGCTGCGAGGCGCGTGCCGGTCGTCATGGACGGGTTCATCAGCGCCGCGGCGGCGCTCGCTGCAGTGCGGCTCTGTCATGATTGTGTCGACTACGTGCTGCCCAGTCACGTCAGCATCGAGATTGGGCACCAAGTGGTGCTGGATGAGCTTGGTCTCACGCCGCTCTTCGACATGCAAATGCGACTCGGTGAGGGCACGGGCGCGGCATTGGCGATGAGCATCATCGAGGTGGCCGCCCGCATCCTTTCTGACATGGCGACGTTCGAGAGCGCTGGGGTTGCCGGCGATCCTTCGCTCGCCGACGCCGAACTGGGAAGGTAG
- the cobU gene encoding bifunctional adenosylcobinamide kinase/adenosylcobinamide-phosphate guanylyltransferase, protein MARRGRLILVTGGARSGKSTYAERLAARLAAERASSDFTWRGVVYVATSEANDAEMTARVAAHRAARPADWRTVECPLAVADAVRGNAETGAAAVFLLDCVTFWVSNLIFASGDLGGTDPGDDFNYDKSLLTHAQEESAAQRVAAGVGELLVALDETGATLVAVTNEVGLGVVPEYPLARLYRDQLGWTNQRLAAAADQVLLLVAGLALDLTALAADHQSL, encoded by the coding sequence GTGGCACGTCGAGGTCGACTCATTCTTGTCACGGGCGGCGCGCGTAGCGGCAAGAGCACTTACGCGGAGCGGCTGGCGGCACGGTTGGCTGCGGAGCGCGCCTCGTCGGACTTCACATGGCGCGGGGTAGTCTATGTCGCTACCTCTGAGGCCAACGACGCTGAGATGACTGCTCGGGTAGCAGCACATCGTGCCGCGAGACCCGCCGATTGGCGTACCGTCGAGTGTCCATTGGCCGTGGCGGATGCTGTTCGCGGAAACGCCGAAACCGGCGCGGCCGCGGTGTTTCTGCTGGACTGCGTGACCTTCTGGGTGAGCAACCTCATCTTTGCCAGCGGCGATCTCGGCGGCACGGACCCCGGAGACGACTTCAACTACGACAAGTCGCTGCTTACGCATGCTCAAGAAGAGAGCGCAGCGCAGCGAGTTGCCGCGGGTGTCGGCGAATTGCTCGTCGCGCTTGACGAAACCGGCGCCACGCTGGTCGCCGTGACCAACGAAGTCGGCCTGGGGGTTGTCCCCGAGTATCCGCTTGCGCGGCTCTATCGCGACCAGTTGGGCTGGACGAATCAACGTCTCGCGGCTGCTGCGGATCAAGTCCTCCTTCTCGTCGCAGGACTTGCGCTCGATCTCACGGCCCTTGCGGCCGACCATCAATCGCTGTAG
- a CDS encoding Crp/Fnr family transcriptional regulator, with protein MPTDAAEMMADLRAAELFARLDDDQLAQVARIARRVDAPADSTLFLSGDPALAFYLLADGRVKVYKLLPHGRTATIRHVRSRQTFAEAALFRDTYPSCAETMSPCRLYSFDTRRFLDLLLTQPQIAVNLLEAMAELLALLNRRVEELLLPVPARLARYLLTLADEQAVTNGPVRLPTSKRELAARLGTVPETLSRTLDRLKRGGVLRAGDDNAIEIVDVAKLRRLAQE; from the coding sequence ATGCCGACTGACGCCGCCGAGATGATGGCCGACCTGCGCGCCGCCGAGCTCTTCGCCCGCCTCGACGACGATCAGCTCGCACAAGTCGCTCGCATCGCCCGTCGCGTCGACGCTCCCGCAGACAGCACGCTCTTCTTGAGTGGCGATCCCGCGCTGGCCTTCTACCTACTCGCGGACGGCCGTGTCAAGGTGTACAAGCTGCTGCCCCATGGACGCACGGCGACGATCCGCCACGTCAGATCACGGCAGACGTTCGCCGAAGCCGCGCTCTTCCGAGACACCTACCCATCGTGCGCGGAGACGATGAGCCCGTGCCGCCTCTACTCCTTTGACACACGCCGCTTTCTCGACCTCCTGCTGACCCAACCGCAGATCGCCGTCAATCTCCTCGAGGCCATGGCAGAACTCCTCGCTCTCTTGAACCGACGCGTAGAAGAACTCCTGCTGCCCGTACCGGCGCGCCTGGCACGCTACCTGCTCACTCTCGCCGACGAACAGGCCGTCACAAATGGACCAGTACGCCTGCCGACGAGCAAACGAGAACTTGCGGCGCGCCTCGGAACCGTGCCCGAGACGTTAAGCCGAACACTGGATCGCCTCAAACGTGGCGGAGTACTGCGTGCGGGAGACGACAACGCGATCGAGATAGTTGATGTGGCGAAGCTGCGACGCTTGGCGCAAGAGTAG
- a CDS encoding thiamine pyrophosphate-dependent enzyme codes for MNSLDTTAINTWCPGCGNFSILNAIKSVLAALIADGWRHEDIVLVSDIGCSGKIMDYVGVNSFDSLHGRAVATAVGIKVANPDLKVLVHIGDGGAYAEGIEHLVFAARRNVDLTVIVHNNGVYALTVGQAGPMTPPGFAGRSTPFGSETLPLNPLELLHVCGASWLGRGYTHGIELLKRLYREALTHPGFSLVDTLQVCATFRNMYANYNARVYEESEGFDPRDETQSLARIREWDYASPTGPIALGTLLIRDLPAFGEKYLSYGRQPVDVEAGVQEVFNSLV; via the coding sequence GTGAATTCGCTGGACACAACGGCGATCAACACCTGGTGTCCTGGGTGTGGCAATTTCAGCATTCTCAACGCCATCAAGTCGGTGTTGGCCGCTCTGATTGCCGACGGATGGCGACACGAGGACATCGTCCTCGTGTCGGACATCGGCTGTAGCGGGAAGATCATGGACTACGTCGGCGTAAACAGCTTCGACTCACTCCATGGACGCGCCGTCGCCACGGCGGTCGGTATCAAGGTGGCCAACCCCGATCTCAAGGTGCTCGTCCACATCGGAGACGGCGGCGCCTATGCGGAAGGTATCGAGCATCTCGTGTTCGCAGCACGGCGCAACGTCGACCTCACCGTCATTGTGCACAACAACGGCGTCTACGCGCTGACGGTAGGGCAAGCTGGGCCCATGACGCCACCGGGATTCGCCGGTCGTTCGACGCCATTCGGCAGCGAGACGCTGCCACTCAATCCCCTCGAACTGCTCCACGTATGTGGGGCGTCATGGCTCGGTCGCGGCTACACGCATGGCATCGAGCTCCTCAAGCGGCTGTACCGTGAGGCACTTACACATCCTGGCTTCAGTCTCGTCGACACCCTCCAGGTGTGCGCGACGTTCCGCAATATGTACGCCAACTACAACGCGCGCGTGTATGAGGAGTCAGAAGGTTTCGATCCGCGCGACGAAACGCAGTCGTTGGCGCGAATACGGGAGTGGGACTATGCGTCGCCGACCGGTCCGATTGCTCTCGGGACGCTCCTCATCCGCGACCTTCCGGCATTTGGGGAGAAGTACTTGAGCTACGGTCGTCAGCCGGTCGACGTCGAGGCTGGGGTACAGGAGGTTTTCAACAGTCTAGTCTAG